Proteins encoded together in one Microbacterium oxydans window:
- a CDS encoding AI-2E family transporter — translation MSNEESPASAPLDDAAPRSADDNASTAPSDSDVAPPAAARRRSASATAASVLEPSATGTPHTVVIEPMTPSRSFWTRIDRPFVFGFLVTLGGLGAIVIGLALSNLSTVLIYIALALFGALGLDPAVRFLERRGISRVVSVIITILGLIVVFALVLWMIIPVVIDQIVSFVNSVPGMIKEFTQSDIYASLEAQFGDQFQDLVAEVQSFLTDFGNLATIGGGALAVGASIATSISGAIVVLVLTLYFLASLPSMKQGLLRLAPARDRARAGDITDQITDSVGGYVMGMVVLAFCNATLAFLLYLFLGLPFPPLMAAIAFCVTLIPLVGSVLFWILGTCLALFSNPIAALIFAAIYLVYMQIEAYVITPRVMNRAVSVPGSLVVIGALAGGTLLGLLGALVAVPVTASILIIIKQVLVPKQDARI, via the coding sequence ATGAGCAACGAAGAGTCGCCGGCATCCGCGCCCCTCGACGACGCCGCACCGCGCAGCGCCGACGACAACGCCTCCACGGCCCCGAGCGACTCCGACGTCGCACCGCCCGCGGCCGCCCGCCGCAGGTCGGCCTCGGCCACCGCCGCCTCGGTGCTCGAGCCGTCCGCCACCGGCACCCCGCACACCGTCGTGATCGAGCCGATGACGCCGAGCCGCTCGTTCTGGACGCGCATCGACCGGCCGTTCGTCTTCGGCTTCCTGGTGACGCTGGGCGGACTCGGCGCGATCGTGATCGGCCTCGCGCTGTCGAACCTGTCGACGGTGCTCATCTACATCGCCCTCGCCCTGTTCGGCGCCCTCGGCCTCGACCCCGCCGTGCGGTTCCTGGAACGACGCGGCATCTCCCGGGTGGTGTCCGTGATCATCACGATCCTCGGACTCATCGTGGTGTTCGCGCTCGTGCTGTGGATGATCATCCCCGTGGTGATCGACCAGATCGTCAGCTTCGTGAACTCCGTCCCCGGCATGATCAAGGAGTTCACGCAGAGCGACATCTACGCATCCCTCGAGGCGCAGTTCGGCGACCAGTTCCAGGATCTCGTCGCCGAGGTGCAGTCGTTCCTGACCGACTTCGGCAACCTCGCGACCATCGGCGGAGGCGCACTGGCCGTCGGCGCATCGATCGCCACCAGCATCTCGGGTGCGATCGTCGTGCTCGTGCTCACGCTGTACTTCCTCGCGTCGCTCCCGTCGATGAAGCAGGGCCTGCTGCGTCTCGCCCCGGCCCGCGACCGCGCTCGCGCCGGGGACATCACCGACCAGATCACCGACTCGGTCGGCGGCTACGTGATGGGGATGGTGGTGCTCGCGTTCTGCAACGCGACGCTCGCGTTCCTCCTCTACCTCTTCCTCGGGCTCCCGTTCCCGCCGCTGATGGCCGCGATCGCGTTCTGCGTCACCCTCATCCCGCTCGTGGGTTCGGTGCTGTTCTGGATCCTGGGCACCTGCCTCGCGCTGTTCAGCAACCCGATCGCCGCGCTGATCTTCGCGGCGATCTACCTCGTCTACATGCAGATCGAGGCGTACGTGATCACTCCGCGCGTGATGAACCGGGCCGTGTCGGTGCCGGGGTCCCTCGTCGTGATCGGCGCTCTCGCCGGCGGCACGCTCCTCGGACTCCTGGGAGCACTGGTCGCAGTCCCCGTGACGGCATCCATCCTCATCATCATCAAGCAGGTGCTGGTCCCCAAGCAGGACGCCAGGATCTGA
- a CDS encoding chorismate mutase: protein MTAAEDPKAELLRLRATIDNIDAALIFMLAERFRATQQVGHLKAEHQMPASDPNREEQQVARLRALAEEAHLDPEFAEKWFNFVVAEVIRHHTEAAESR from the coding sequence ATGACCGCCGCCGAGGACCCGAAGGCCGAACTGCTCCGACTTCGCGCCACCATCGACAACATCGACGCCGCACTGATCTTCATGCTGGCCGAGCGCTTCCGCGCCACCCAGCAGGTCGGGCATCTCAAGGCCGAGCACCAGATGCCGGCCTCCGACCCGAATCGGGAGGAGCAGCAGGTCGCACGACTGCGCGCGCTGGCCGAGGAGGCTCATCTCGACCCGGAGTTCGCGGAGAAGTGGTTCAACTTCGTGGTGGCGGAGGTCATCCGCCACCACACCGAAGCGGCCGAGAGCCGCTGA